In Odocoileus virginianus isolate 20LAN1187 ecotype Illinois chromosome 5, Ovbor_1.2, whole genome shotgun sequence, a single window of DNA contains:
- the LOC110143826 gene encoding cornifin-like → MSSYQQKQPFTPPPEPEQQQVKQPCQPPPPLQEPFVPITEEPCLPKFPQLDNTKVPEQGYSTLPEPCPIKVTEPVYTNVPQPGNTKVPESYPAVVIPGPNQQKDNQK, encoded by the coding sequence ATGAGTTCCTACCAGCAGAAGCAGCCCTTCACCCCACCCCCCGAGCCTGAGCAGCAGCAGGTGAAACAGCCCTGCCAGCCTCCACCTCCACTTCAGGAACCATTTGTTCCCATAACTGAGGAGCCATGCCTTCCAAAGTTTCCACAACTGGACAACACCAAGGTTCCCGAGCAAGGCTATTCCACACTTCCGGAGCCATGTCCCATCAAAGTTACGGAGCCAGTCTACACCAACGTCCCTCAGCCTGGAAATACCAAGGTGCCTGAGTCATACCCCGCAGTGGTCATTCCAGGCCCAAACCAGCAGAAGGACAACCAGAAGTAA